From the genome of Longimicrobium sp., one region includes:
- a CDS encoding lamin tail domain-containing protein produces MNSTVRIMSQARIPLAMLLVAAACGDGQPTGPSLAAEKFPALQVFECTANVASGSVSCASPLPTGGNFAIIGGQNDNVRLTSSDVTAVGGIFSFNVTVQNLLPEAMGTPDGLALDTAGISVFFHRGPTVTAGTGTVTVANEDGSKEFTAPNQPYFRYSEVLSQDEVSASKTWQLAYTAGVQTFTFKVYVAAVLQPLLVINEVLANPRSGALPPGATGITDANGEWFEVYNAGRFPVQMQGMTISDSSSGSSGKQKYHVIASSLLVEPGAYVVLGNNANTSTNGGVPVDYAYPNTALMLANTIDAIKLSRSLTPGDTLALFTVDRIQYADGTKSAKDGVSRELLNPVLDNSNVDGSFWADALPGATYGPSGLTRGTPKAQNSTYTP; encoded by the coding sequence TTGAACAGCACTGTCCGTATCATGTCGCAGGCGCGGATTCCGCTTGCGATGCTGCTGGTGGCCGCCGCGTGCGGCGACGGGCAGCCCACCGGGCCCAGCCTGGCGGCCGAGAAGTTTCCGGCGCTGCAGGTGTTCGAGTGCACCGCGAACGTGGCCTCGGGGAGCGTGTCGTGCGCCAGCCCGCTTCCGACCGGGGGCAACTTCGCGATCATCGGGGGGCAGAACGACAACGTCCGCCTCACTTCGTCCGACGTCACGGCGGTGGGCGGCATCTTCTCGTTCAATGTGACGGTGCAGAACCTGTTGCCCGAGGCCATGGGCACGCCCGACGGCCTGGCTCTCGACACCGCCGGGATCTCGGTGTTCTTCCACCGGGGGCCGACCGTCACTGCGGGAACCGGCACCGTGACGGTGGCCAACGAGGACGGCAGCAAGGAGTTCACGGCCCCCAACCAGCCGTACTTCCGCTACAGCGAGGTCCTCTCGCAGGACGAGGTTTCGGCGTCCAAGACCTGGCAGCTGGCGTACACGGCCGGCGTGCAGACCTTCACCTTCAAGGTGTACGTCGCCGCCGTGCTGCAGCCGCTGCTGGTGATCAACGAAGTGCTGGCGAACCCCAGGAGCGGCGCTTTGCCGCCGGGAGCCACGGGCATTACGGATGCCAACGGAGAGTGGTTCGAGGTCTACAACGCCGGGCGGTTCCCGGTGCAGATGCAGGGCATGACGATTTCCGACTCCTCCTCCGGCAGCAGCGGCAAGCAGAAATACCACGTGATCGCCTCGTCGCTGCTGGTCGAGCCGGGCGCGTACGTCGTGTTGGGCAACAACGCGAACACGTCGACCAATGGCGGGGTGCCCGTCGACTACGCGTACCCGAACACCGCACTGATGCTGGCCAACACGATCGACGCGATCAAGCTCTCGCGCTCGCTCACCCCGGGCGACACGCTGGCCCTCTTCACGGTGGATCGAATCCAGTACGCCGACGGAACCAAATCGGCTAAGGACGGCGTCTCGCGCGAGCTCCTCAACCCCGTGCTCGACAACTCGAACGTGGACGGCTCCTTCTGGGCCGATGCCCTGCCGGGGGCCACGTACGGTCCGTCGGGGCTCACGCGCGGCACGCCCAAGGCGCAGAACTCCACGTACACGCCCTGA
- a CDS encoding DUF1579 domain-containing protein, with protein sequence MHGEPRGTHAWLQRLVGEWTYEMEAAGAPGEPPVKLGGRESVRLLGGTWALCEGDMSGDGTADTLMTLGYDAATQRFKGTFVGSMMTHIWIYDGELDASGNRLTLDTEGPSWEDGNTMTKYRDAIEFVAPGHRVLTSDVLGSDGRWTRFMTSHYRRAG encoded by the coding sequence ATGCACGGCGAACCGCGGGGGACCCACGCCTGGCTGCAGCGCCTGGTGGGCGAATGGACCTACGAGATGGAAGCCGCCGGGGCACCGGGCGAGCCGCCGGTGAAGCTGGGCGGGCGCGAGAGCGTTCGCCTGCTGGGCGGCACGTGGGCCCTGTGCGAGGGCGACATGTCCGGGGACGGAACGGCAGACACGCTGATGACGCTGGGCTACGACGCCGCCACGCAGCGCTTCAAGGGCACCTTCGTGGGATCGATGATGACGCACATCTGGATCTACGACGGCGAGCTCGACGCCTCGGGCAACCGGCTGACGCTGGACACCGAGGGGCCCAGCTGGGAAGACGGGAACACGATGACGAAGTACAGGGACGCCATCGAGTTCGTGGCCCCCGGCCACCGGGTGCTCACCTCCGACGTGCTGGGGAGCGACGGCCGGTGGACGCGGTTCATGACCTCGCATTACCGCCGCGCCGGCTGA